A region of the Leeuwenhoekiella sp. MAR_2009_132 genome:
GTGATAATGAGCGGCGATATCGATTCGCGCGCTAGCAATACGATGGACTTTGAAACAGATGCTCCCGGAGCTAATGACAATGCCAGCGGTATGGCCGGCACTTTAGAAGCAGCTCGCGTTCTCTCTAAATATAAGTTTGAGAACAGCATAATTTATGTTGGACTTTCTGGTGAAGAACAGGGCCTTTTTGGTGGGAAAGGTCTTGCTGATTATGCAAAACGTAAAGGCTGGGATATCATCGGAATTTTAAATAATGACATGATAGGTAATATTGAGGGTGTTGACGGTGTAATTAGCAATCGTGATTTTAGAATTTTTTCAGAGCCCGTTCCCGCTAATGAAACTGAAAAACAACGCAATGCTCGCAGATTTTACGGCGGTGAAGTTGATGGTATTTCACGTCAGTTAGCACGTTATATTCATAAAAATGTATCTAATTACATGCCAGAAATGAACCCGATGATGATTTATCGTTTAGATCGTTTTGGGAGAGGTGGTCACCATAGGCCTTTTAATGATTTAGGTTTCGCTGGAATACGTATTATGGAAGCTCACGAAAATTACACACAACAACATCAAGACATTCGTATCGAAGACGGTATTGAATTTGGGGATACAGTAGAACACGTAAACTTTCCTTATGCAGCAAAGCTTACCGCAGTTAACGCGATAAATTTGGCAAGTCTTGCCTGGGCTCCTCCATCGCCCCAAACTGTTGAAATAGGTGGTATTGTTGAGGCCGATGTAAAACTTAAATGGTCTAAAGTTGATGGTGCTGCAGGCTATAAAATCTATTGGAGAGACACTACCTCACCTACCTGGGATCATAGCAGGTTTGTAGGTGATGTTTCTGAAGCAACATTAGATGGTATTGTAATAGATAATTCATTCTTTGGTGTGGCTGCCGTTGGTGCAAATGGCCACGAAAGTCTGGTTGTTTTTCCTAATGCGATACTCCGATAGAAATCTTTAAATAGATAAGTACTTTTACTTTTGAGAATGCTTTTAAAAATGGCTAATTCAAAAATCAATAAAGTCTAGCACATAAATTATTAGATGCTCATTTTATATTTCAAATCAAAAAACGCTACGCTCTTGTTTAAAACTTTTAGTATTAAAAATTTAATGTCAGCGCTGTTAATAATCTTACTTTTTAGCAGTTGCGCAGAGGCTCAGGCAATACAAAATAAATATACTCGTGCAGACACGCTGCGAGGAAGTATAACTCCAGAACGCGAATGGTGGGATGTAACTCATTATGATTTAGCCGTAACTATTGAACCTGATAAAGAATTTATTTCCGGAGTAAATACAGTCAGTTATGAGGTATTAAAACCTAATCAGACACTTCAAATTGATCTGCAAAAACCTATGAAGTTAACACACGCGGCTCAAGATGGTAAGACCTTATCTTTTACCAATGAAGGTGCTGCACATTTTATAACGCTTTTAAAAAAACAAAAGAAAGGTGCAAAAAACACATTAGAACTTACTTTTGAAGGTATTCCTGTTGTTGGAGCCAGACTTCCCTGGGATGGCGGCTGGACCTGGCAAAAAGATGCCAATGGAAAAACTTTTGCAGCCAATGCAAATCAAGGGATTGGATCCTCTATTTGGTGGCCCAATAAAGATATTCCGTATGATGAGGTTAGTGGTTTAGACTTGCACTTAACCGTACCAAAGGGACTTATGGCTATAGGAAACGGTACACTTATTGATTCTACATCTACTAATGAAACGACAACCTATAACTGGAAGGTTAAAAACCCAATCAATAGTTATGGAGTAAGTGCAAATATTGCTGATTACGCCCATTTTTCTGAAACATATACTGGCGAAAAAGGCGTATTAGATTTAAACTATTATGTATTAAAAGAAAATCTAGAAAAGGCAAAAAAGCAATTTAAACAGGTGCCTATGATGCTCAAAGCTTTTGAGCATTGGTTTGGTCCTTATCCTTTCTACGAGGATGGCTACAAACTGGTTGAAGTGCCCTATTTAGGTATGGAGCATCAAAGTAATGTAACCTACGGAAACCGCTATGAGAATGGCTATTTAGGTCGCGATCTTTCCGGGTCTGGATGGGGATTAAAATTTGATTTTATAATTATCCACGAGTCTGGTCACGAGTGGTTTGCAAACAATATAACTAATAAGGATGTAGCAGATATGTGGGTTCA
Encoded here:
- a CDS encoding M28 family peptidase, giving the protein MKNAYTFAFLLCFGSLLAQNNVPSQTDLRIYGIIDAVSATNIEKDVRALADFGTRNTFSDTLSDTRGIGAARRYIKAEFEKTSKNCNSCLEVFYQKDLVTPEMGNRIPKETYVVNVVAIQRGTKYPNRYVIMSGDIDSRASNTMDFETDAPGANDNASGMAGTLEAARVLSKYKFENSIIYVGLSGEEQGLFGGKGLADYAKRKGWDIIGILNNDMIGNIEGVDGVISNRDFRIFSEPVPANETEKQRNARRFYGGEVDGISRQLARYIHKNVSNYMPEMNPMMIYRLDRFGRGGHHRPFNDLGFAGIRIMEAHENYTQQHQDIRIEDGIEFGDTVEHVNFPYAAKLTAVNAINLASLAWAPPSPQTVEIGGIVEADVKLKWSKVDGAAGYKIYWRDTTSPTWDHSRFVGDVSEATLDGIVIDNSFFGVAAVGANGHESLVVFPNAILR
- a CDS encoding M1 family metallopeptidase; this encodes MSALLIILLFSSCAEAQAIQNKYTRADTLRGSITPEREWWDVTHYDLAVTIEPDKEFISGVNTVSYEVLKPNQTLQIDLQKPMKLTHAAQDGKTLSFTNEGAAHFITLLKKQKKGAKNTLELTFEGIPVVGARLPWDGGWTWQKDANGKTFAANANQGIGSSIWWPNKDIPYDEVSGLDLHLTVPKGLMAIGNGTLIDSTSTNETTTYNWKVKNPINSYGVSANIADYAHFSETYTGEKGVLDLNYYVLKENLEKAKKQFKQVPMMLKAFEHWFGPYPFYEDGYKLVEVPYLGMEHQSNVTYGNRYENGYLGRDLSGSGWGLKFDFIIIHESGHEWFANNITNKDVADMWVHEGFTAYSENLYVDYYFGKEASAEYVIGTRFAISNDRPIIGTYGVDQEGSGDMYYKGANILHTLRQLIEDDEKWRQILRGLNTEFYHQTVTSAQVENYISKESGINLTQFWDQYLRTILIPELQYKIKENTLEFRYVDIVEGFDMPVQVNVNGIEKWITPTAEWQSESFEKTITDFKVDPDFYIESREIK